From Dermochelys coriacea isolate rDerCor1 chromosome 23, rDerCor1.pri.v4, whole genome shotgun sequence, one genomic window encodes:
- the ZNF628 gene encoding zinc finger protein 628 isoform X2, which yields MVGAQQLEMAEMQPAPMPQPGTSDHQYECLECGKVFKWSSRLIHHQRTHTGERPYKCSECPKAFKGSSALLYHQRSHTGERPYKCADCGKAFKRSSLLQIHQSVHTGLRAFKCALCGMAFKWSSHYQYHVRQHTGERPYKCTLCEKAFKNSSSLRRHRNIHTGERPYVCAACGKAFTQSTNLRQHQRIHTGERPYQCTECPKTFTHSSNLLLHQRTHTGGRAHKCQACGKAFISDAYLQKHLQTHAVKPLAPYSEAELACTPAKLFLAPAEPVETVEMLWKCGECELTFPSEELLLGHQQSHLTPAAPAEPPIPPLYSCATCGKAFKNGSGLARHQHSHVGERPYKCSICEKTFVQLSSLLGHQRSHPAEQQLIQAEAEVTCPQTTAEPVPPPVPPEAAERPYKCTECGKAFKGSSGLRYHLRDHTGERPYKCSECGKAFKRSSLLSIHQRVHTGLRAFKCAECGLTFKWSSHYQYHLRLHTGERPYGCADCGKAFKNTSCLRRHRQLHTGERPFACLVCGKAFTQTSNLRQHQRTHTGERPYSCQECGKSFTHSSNLQLHQRTHSSERPFKCSICAKGFVMASYLQRHLRTHASETKGEGPAPGLPAPPATQEVHIVPNLQATLNLEVGTTPSAPNSQTFLLVQTAQGLQLIPSVQQSPQKLLLLPSPQLVPTQQKVPILQNTPNFTLVPSSPVAPSNPASRQQSKARKPAAPGNPQNIILVPGGGPALPSVQIQAMPGTQRAPVLPAGQNIIVLQNVADQPPAEVSGVRIQAQPQEVASIQLQALPPPPAEASSMQALPQPPELGSMQLQTLPQPPPAGGEEQPLPCSSALPDTVGSGPEVPGLQESQDLLVVQSGPGEELLGSGGEVGVHLETLQTEEGVQSVLVLRGADGEQTRLCVQEVENLQELPPDSGVGALAPSSGQKLFIIRSAPGEQTLQVLENVGSGSGSGVGRGGSAGGQPSTTSTQMVQLLPSPVPPPQELPSIQIVQTVPSVQLVHTF from the coding sequence ATGGTGGGAGCTCAGCAGCTGGAGATGGCGGAGATGCAGCCAGCGCCAATGCCGCAGCCAGGCACCAGCGACCACCAGTATGAGTGTCTGGAGTGTGGCAAGGTGTTCAAGTGGTCATCGCGGCTGATTCACCACCAGCGCACGCACACGGGTGAGCGCCCCTACAAGTGTTCCGAGTGCCCCAAGGCCTTCAAGGGTTCGTCAGCACTGCTCTACCACCAGCGCAGCCATACGGGCGAGCGCCCCTACAAGTGTGCTGACTGCGGCAAGGCCTTCAAACGCTCATCACTGCTGCAGATCCACCAGAGCGTGCATACGGGCCTGCGTGCCTTCAAGTGTGCTCTGTGCGGCATGGCCTTCAAGTGGTCATCACACTACCAGTACCACGTGCGCCAGCACACAGGCGAGCGCCCCTACAAATGCACGTTGTGTGAGAAGGCCTTCAAGAACTCATCCAGCCTGCGGCGCCACCGCAACATCCACACGGGTGAGCGCCCCTATGTCTGCGCTGCCTGTGGGAAGGCCTTCACCCAGTCCACCAACCTGCGGCagcaccagcgcatccacacAGGCGAGCGACCCTACCAGTGCACCGAGTGCCCCAAGACCTTCACCCACTCCTCCAATCTGCTGTTAcaccagcgcacccacaccgGGGGCCGGGCCCACAAGTGCCAGGCCTGTGGCAAGGCCTTCATCTCTGACGCCTACCTACAGAAACACCTGCAGACACATGCAGTCAAGCCGCTAGCACCCTACAGCGAGGCGGAGCTGGCCTGCACACCGGCCAAGCTCTTCCTGGCTCCAGCCGAGCCAGTAGAAACAGTGGAGATGCTGTGGAAGTGTGGAGAATGCGAGCTGACCTTCCCCAgcgaggagctgctgctgggccaCCAGCAGAGCCAcctgacccctgctgcacccGCTGAGCCACCCATCCCGCCACTCTACTCCTGCGCTACCTGTGGCAAGGCCTTCAAGAATGGCTCGGGCCTGGCACGCCACCAGCACAGCCACGTGGGCGAGCGCCCCTATAAGTGCTCCATCTGCGAGAAGACATTTGTGCAGCTCTCCAGTCTGCTGGGGCACCAGCGCAGCCACCCGGCCGAGCAGCAGCTCATCCAGGCTGAGGCCGAGGTCACATGTCCCCAGACCACAGCCGAGCCGGTCCCACCCCCCGTGCCTCCCGAGGCAGCTGAGCGCCCCTACAAGTGCACCGAGTGCGGCAAGGCCTTCAAAGGCTCTTCGGGGCTGCGCTACCACCTGCGCGACCACACTGGTGAGCGCCCCTATAAGTGCTCCGAGTGCGGCAAGGCCTTCAAGCGCTCCTCGCTGCTGTCCATCCACCAGCGTGTGCACACCGGCCTGCGCGCCTTCAAGTGTGCCGAGTGTGGCCTCACCTTCAAGTGGTCGTCACATTACCAGTACCATCTGCGCCTGCACACAGGCGAGCGCCCCTATGGCTGTGCCGACTGCGGCAAGGCCTTCAAGAACACCTCGTGCCTGCGGCGGCACCGCcagctgcacacaggtgagcgcCCCTTCGCCTGCCTGGTGTGCGGTAAGGCCTTCACTCAGACCTCTAACCTGCGGCagcaccagcgcacccacacGGGCGAGCGCCCCTACAGCTGCCAGGAGTGTGGCAAGAGTTTCACCCACTCCTCCAACTTGCAGCTCCACCAGCGCACACACTCCAGCGAACGCCCCTTCAAGTGCTCCATCTGTGCCAAGGGCTTCGTCATGGCCTCCTACCTGCAGCGCCACCTGCGCACCCATGCTTCCGAGACCAAGGGGGAGGGCCCAGCCCCAGGCCTTcctgccccacctgccacccagGAGGTGCACATTGTGCCCAACCTGCAGGCCACCCTCAACCTGGAGGTGGGCACCACCCCCAGCGCCCCCAACTCGCAGACCTTCCTGCTGGTACAGACAGCTCAGGGACTGCAGCTCATCCCCAGtgtccagcagagcccccagaagctgctgcttctgcccagCCCGCAGCTGGTGCCCACGCAGCAGAAAGTGCCCATCCTCCAGAACACCCCCAATTTCACACTGGTGCCCAGCAGCCCTGTGGCCCCAAGCAACCCTGCCTCACGCCAGCAGAGCAAGGCTAGGAAGCCAGCAGCACCTGGCAACCCCCAGAACATTATCCTGGTGCCGGGAGGTGGGCCGGCGCTGCCCAGTGTGCAGATCCAGGCGATGCCAGGCACACAGCGGGCACCAGTCCTCCCAGCTGGGCAGAACATCATCGTGCTGCAGAACGTGGCTGATCAGCCCCCTGCAGAGGTGTCTGGTGTCCGGATCCAGGCTCAGCCTCAGGAGGTGGCCAGCATCCAGCTGCAGGCCCTGCCGCCACCCCCTGCTGAGGCATCCAGCATGCAGGCTCTGCCTCAGCCCCCGGAACTGGGCAGCATGCAGCTGCAAACTCttccacagcctcccccagcagggggtgaggagcagcccctgccctgctcctcgGCCCTTCCGGACACCGTGGGTTCCGGGCCAGAGGTGCCAGGTCTGCAGGAGAGCCAGGACCTGCTGGTGGTGCAGAGCGGGCCaggggaggagctgctggggtcGGGTGGCGAGGTAGGTGTGCATCTGGAGACACTGCAGacagaggagggggtgcagagcgTGCTGGTGCTGCGGGGCGCTGATGGTGAGCAGACCCGACTCTGTGTGCAGGAGGTGGAGAACCTGCAGGAACTGCCCCCAGACAGTGGGGTCGGGGCTCTGGCACCATCCTCAGGGCAGAAGCTCTTCATCATCCGCAGCGCGCCTGGTGAGCAGACCCTGCAAGTGCTGGAGAATGTGGGCTCTGGCTCTGGCAGTGGCGTGGGGCGAGGGGGGTCAGCTGGTGGGCAGCCCTCCACCACCAGCACCCAGATGGTACAGTTGCTGCCAAGcccagtgccacccccacaggAACTTCCCTCCATCCAGATTGTGCAAACGGTGCCCAGCGTGCAGCTGGTTCACACCTTCTGA
- the ZNF628 gene encoding zinc finger protein 628 isoform X1: MSPAPGCPHPTWPPASSGPSKGLRRPGCPARRQPANGRGRRGQGPRAARWLVCARSRLGASRRRPLGGRSGPAPSLPPRGGCPLPHAGKGPGARGREASEDPSPPLPSAGLGEMVGAQQLEMAEMQPAPMPQPGTSDHQYECLECGKVFKWSSRLIHHQRTHTGERPYKCSECPKAFKGSSALLYHQRSHTGERPYKCADCGKAFKRSSLLQIHQSVHTGLRAFKCALCGMAFKWSSHYQYHVRQHTGERPYKCTLCEKAFKNSSSLRRHRNIHTGERPYVCAACGKAFTQSTNLRQHQRIHTGERPYQCTECPKTFTHSSNLLLHQRTHTGGRAHKCQACGKAFISDAYLQKHLQTHAVKPLAPYSEAELACTPAKLFLAPAEPVETVEMLWKCGECELTFPSEELLLGHQQSHLTPAAPAEPPIPPLYSCATCGKAFKNGSGLARHQHSHVGERPYKCSICEKTFVQLSSLLGHQRSHPAEQQLIQAEAEVTCPQTTAEPVPPPVPPEAAERPYKCTECGKAFKGSSGLRYHLRDHTGERPYKCSECGKAFKRSSLLSIHQRVHTGLRAFKCAECGLTFKWSSHYQYHLRLHTGERPYGCADCGKAFKNTSCLRRHRQLHTGERPFACLVCGKAFTQTSNLRQHQRTHTGERPYSCQECGKSFTHSSNLQLHQRTHSSERPFKCSICAKGFVMASYLQRHLRTHASETKGEGPAPGLPAPPATQEVHIVPNLQATLNLEVGTTPSAPNSQTFLLVQTAQGLQLIPSVQQSPQKLLLLPSPQLVPTQQKVPILQNTPNFTLVPSSPVAPSNPASRQQSKARKPAAPGNPQNIILVPGGGPALPSVQIQAMPGTQRAPVLPAGQNIIVLQNVADQPPAEVSGVRIQAQPQEVASIQLQALPPPPAEASSMQALPQPPELGSMQLQTLPQPPPAGGEEQPLPCSSALPDTVGSGPEVPGLQESQDLLVVQSGPGEELLGSGGEVGVHLETLQTEEGVQSVLVLRGADGEQTRLCVQEVENLQELPPDSGVGALAPSSGQKLFIIRSAPGEQTLQVLENVGSGSGSGVGRGGSAGGQPSTTSTQMVQLLPSPVPPPQELPSIQIVQTVPSVQLVHTF, encoded by the coding sequence GCTTGGGTGAGATGGTGGGAGCTCAGCAGCTGGAGATGGCGGAGATGCAGCCAGCGCCAATGCCGCAGCCAGGCACCAGCGACCACCAGTATGAGTGTCTGGAGTGTGGCAAGGTGTTCAAGTGGTCATCGCGGCTGATTCACCACCAGCGCACGCACACGGGTGAGCGCCCCTACAAGTGTTCCGAGTGCCCCAAGGCCTTCAAGGGTTCGTCAGCACTGCTCTACCACCAGCGCAGCCATACGGGCGAGCGCCCCTACAAGTGTGCTGACTGCGGCAAGGCCTTCAAACGCTCATCACTGCTGCAGATCCACCAGAGCGTGCATACGGGCCTGCGTGCCTTCAAGTGTGCTCTGTGCGGCATGGCCTTCAAGTGGTCATCACACTACCAGTACCACGTGCGCCAGCACACAGGCGAGCGCCCCTACAAATGCACGTTGTGTGAGAAGGCCTTCAAGAACTCATCCAGCCTGCGGCGCCACCGCAACATCCACACGGGTGAGCGCCCCTATGTCTGCGCTGCCTGTGGGAAGGCCTTCACCCAGTCCACCAACCTGCGGCagcaccagcgcatccacacAGGCGAGCGACCCTACCAGTGCACCGAGTGCCCCAAGACCTTCACCCACTCCTCCAATCTGCTGTTAcaccagcgcacccacaccgGGGGCCGGGCCCACAAGTGCCAGGCCTGTGGCAAGGCCTTCATCTCTGACGCCTACCTACAGAAACACCTGCAGACACATGCAGTCAAGCCGCTAGCACCCTACAGCGAGGCGGAGCTGGCCTGCACACCGGCCAAGCTCTTCCTGGCTCCAGCCGAGCCAGTAGAAACAGTGGAGATGCTGTGGAAGTGTGGAGAATGCGAGCTGACCTTCCCCAgcgaggagctgctgctgggccaCCAGCAGAGCCAcctgacccctgctgcacccGCTGAGCCACCCATCCCGCCACTCTACTCCTGCGCTACCTGTGGCAAGGCCTTCAAGAATGGCTCGGGCCTGGCACGCCACCAGCACAGCCACGTGGGCGAGCGCCCCTATAAGTGCTCCATCTGCGAGAAGACATTTGTGCAGCTCTCCAGTCTGCTGGGGCACCAGCGCAGCCACCCGGCCGAGCAGCAGCTCATCCAGGCTGAGGCCGAGGTCACATGTCCCCAGACCACAGCCGAGCCGGTCCCACCCCCCGTGCCTCCCGAGGCAGCTGAGCGCCCCTACAAGTGCACCGAGTGCGGCAAGGCCTTCAAAGGCTCTTCGGGGCTGCGCTACCACCTGCGCGACCACACTGGTGAGCGCCCCTATAAGTGCTCCGAGTGCGGCAAGGCCTTCAAGCGCTCCTCGCTGCTGTCCATCCACCAGCGTGTGCACACCGGCCTGCGCGCCTTCAAGTGTGCCGAGTGTGGCCTCACCTTCAAGTGGTCGTCACATTACCAGTACCATCTGCGCCTGCACACAGGCGAGCGCCCCTATGGCTGTGCCGACTGCGGCAAGGCCTTCAAGAACACCTCGTGCCTGCGGCGGCACCGCcagctgcacacaggtgagcgcCCCTTCGCCTGCCTGGTGTGCGGTAAGGCCTTCACTCAGACCTCTAACCTGCGGCagcaccagcgcacccacacGGGCGAGCGCCCCTACAGCTGCCAGGAGTGTGGCAAGAGTTTCACCCACTCCTCCAACTTGCAGCTCCACCAGCGCACACACTCCAGCGAACGCCCCTTCAAGTGCTCCATCTGTGCCAAGGGCTTCGTCATGGCCTCCTACCTGCAGCGCCACCTGCGCACCCATGCTTCCGAGACCAAGGGGGAGGGCCCAGCCCCAGGCCTTcctgccccacctgccacccagGAGGTGCACATTGTGCCCAACCTGCAGGCCACCCTCAACCTGGAGGTGGGCACCACCCCCAGCGCCCCCAACTCGCAGACCTTCCTGCTGGTACAGACAGCTCAGGGACTGCAGCTCATCCCCAGtgtccagcagagcccccagaagctgctgcttctgcccagCCCGCAGCTGGTGCCCACGCAGCAGAAAGTGCCCATCCTCCAGAACACCCCCAATTTCACACTGGTGCCCAGCAGCCCTGTGGCCCCAAGCAACCCTGCCTCACGCCAGCAGAGCAAGGCTAGGAAGCCAGCAGCACCTGGCAACCCCCAGAACATTATCCTGGTGCCGGGAGGTGGGCCGGCGCTGCCCAGTGTGCAGATCCAGGCGATGCCAGGCACACAGCGGGCACCAGTCCTCCCAGCTGGGCAGAACATCATCGTGCTGCAGAACGTGGCTGATCAGCCCCCTGCAGAGGTGTCTGGTGTCCGGATCCAGGCTCAGCCTCAGGAGGTGGCCAGCATCCAGCTGCAGGCCCTGCCGCCACCCCCTGCTGAGGCATCCAGCATGCAGGCTCTGCCTCAGCCCCCGGAACTGGGCAGCATGCAGCTGCAAACTCttccacagcctcccccagcagggggtgaggagcagcccctgccctgctcctcgGCCCTTCCGGACACCGTGGGTTCCGGGCCAGAGGTGCCAGGTCTGCAGGAGAGCCAGGACCTGCTGGTGGTGCAGAGCGGGCCaggggaggagctgctggggtcGGGTGGCGAGGTAGGTGTGCATCTGGAGACACTGCAGacagaggagggggtgcagagcgTGCTGGTGCTGCGGGGCGCTGATGGTGAGCAGACCCGACTCTGTGTGCAGGAGGTGGAGAACCTGCAGGAACTGCCCCCAGACAGTGGGGTCGGGGCTCTGGCACCATCCTCAGGGCAGAAGCTCTTCATCATCCGCAGCGCGCCTGGTGAGCAGACCCTGCAAGTGCTGGAGAATGTGGGCTCTGGCTCTGGCAGTGGCGTGGGGCGAGGGGGGTCAGCTGGTGGGCAGCCCTCCACCACCAGCACCCAGATGGTACAGTTGCTGCCAAGcccagtgccacccccacaggAACTTCCCTCCATCCAGATTGTGCAAACGGTGCCCAGCGTGCAGCTGGTTCACACCTTCTGA